A genomic region of Pirellulales bacterium contains the following coding sequences:
- a CDS encoding redoxin domain-containing protein, whose translation MAIKHFAAAIVLSLGFTALADESDRSRSPIGRQIAAFQLNDFLGSAHSSAEWKDQKAVVVTFLGVECPLAKLYGKRLMELDEQYRRQNVQFVGIDSNQQDSLADIAHYARLHKIDFPLLKDPGNKIADRFDAQRTPEAFLLDPTGKILYRGAIDDQYGVGFSRAKAEHEYLVNAIDQWLAGEKIAIAETPASGCYIGRVNPTKPTGDITYSRQIAGILNRHCVSCHRADQIAPFTLTSYDDVVGWGETICEVIKDQRMPPWHANPDYGAFWNDARMPDDEQQLIFQWVKNGMPQGNPDDLPQPPKFTAGWRITKPDLVVKMPKAFTVPAKGSVPYQYFVIDPGFKEDVWVRGTDARPGNPAVVHHMILFWIGPEQDQPNGLDALNHAIASFAPGMPANLGPDALARRIPAGSKLVFQMHYTPIGSEQIDRSAAGMVLADPKKVKKEIKLGAALNGEFQIPPRAADHAVEAKHRFDEAVLLFSLTPHMHLRGKSFRFTAIYPDQRQEILLDVPRYDFHWQNTYLLKPAKVLPPGTELACEAHFDNSAQNMSNPDPNRAVSWGDQTWEEMVIGSFAIALVDQDLTLGQPTQERQDDGRYEVTFRYKPSTPAEAVYLSGDFNHWKPDELKMVGPDKGGFHTIKQTLSQGRYEYQFVVDGKEWKPDPGVRERTEKDHRSVLRVGRLTPYHRVAAM comes from the coding sequence ATGGCCATCAAGCATTTTGCCGCTGCAATCGTGCTGTCGCTCGGATTTACGGCCCTGGCCGACGAAAGCGATCGGTCTCGTTCGCCAATTGGCAGGCAGATTGCAGCATTTCAGCTCAATGACTTTCTGGGCAGCGCTCATTCCTCCGCCGAGTGGAAAGATCAAAAGGCGGTCGTCGTGACCTTTCTCGGCGTGGAATGCCCGTTGGCAAAGCTCTACGGCAAGCGGCTGATGGAGCTTGACGAGCAGTATCGCCGTCAAAACGTGCAATTTGTCGGCATCGATTCGAATCAGCAAGATTCGCTGGCCGACATAGCGCACTATGCTCGCCTTCACAAAATCGATTTTCCGCTGCTCAAAGACCCCGGCAACAAAATCGCCGACCGGTTCGACGCCCAGCGCACTCCCGAAGCGTTCTTGCTCGACCCGACGGGTAAGATTCTTTACCGAGGAGCGATCGACGATCAATATGGCGTCGGATTTTCCCGTGCGAAGGCCGAACATGAGTATCTAGTCAATGCCATCGACCAATGGCTGGCCGGCGAGAAAATTGCGATCGCCGAAACGCCCGCCAGTGGCTGTTACATCGGCCGAGTCAATCCAACGAAGCCAACGGGAGATATTACCTACTCGCGGCAAATTGCCGGCATCTTGAACCGGCACTGCGTATCGTGCCATCGGGCCGATCAAATTGCCCCGTTTACGCTCACCTCCTACGACGATGTCGTCGGCTGGGGCGAAACGATCTGCGAAGTGATCAAAGATCAACGGATGCCCCCCTGGCACGCCAACCCGGACTACGGAGCATTCTGGAACGACGCGCGAATGCCCGACGACGAACAGCAACTGATCTTTCAATGGGTGAAAAACGGCATGCCGCAGGGCAATCCCGACGATCTGCCGCAGCCGCCAAAATTCACCGCGGGCTGGCGAATAACCAAGCCCGATTTGGTGGTGAAAATGCCCAAGGCGTTTACGGTGCCGGCAAAAGGAAGTGTGCCATATCAGTATTTCGTCATCGATCCGGGCTTCAAGGAAGATGTGTGGGTCCGAGGAACCGATGCACGACCTGGAAATCCCGCGGTTGTGCATCACATGATTTTGTTTTGGATCGGTCCGGAACAAGATCAACCGAATGGATTGGATGCTCTGAATCATGCCATCGCGTCGTTCGCTCCTGGAATGCCCGCCAACCTTGGGCCTGATGCGCTTGCTCGCCGCATACCCGCCGGCTCGAAACTAGTGTTCCAAATGCACTACACGCCCATTGGCTCCGAGCAAATCGATCGAAGCGCAGCCGGCATGGTGTTGGCCGATCCGAAAAAGGTTAAAAAAGAAATCAAACTGGGAGCGGCGCTGAATGGGGAATTTCAAATTCCCCCGAGAGCAGCCGACCATGCGGTCGAAGCGAAGCACCGGTTCGATGAAGCCGTGCTGTTATTCTCGCTGACGCCACATATGCATCTGCGCGGCAAATCGTTCCGGTTTACCGCGATCTATCCCGATCAACGCCAAGAAATATTGCTCGATGTGCCGCGGTACGACTTTCATTGGCAGAACACTTACCTGCTGAAACCCGCCAAAGTGCTGCCGCCAGGGACGGAATTGGCCTGCGAGGCCCATTTCGACAACTCCGCCCAAAACATGTCGAACCCCGACCCCAACCGAGCAGTCTCTTGGGGTGATCAAACCTGGGAAGAAATGGTCATCGGCTCATTCGCCATCGCCCTGGTAGATCAAGACCTCACGCTCGGCCAGCCGACCCAGGAGCGGCAAGACGACGGCCGGTACGAAGTCACGTTCCGCTACAAACCGAGTACGCCGGCCGAAGCCGTGTATTTATCCGGCGATTTCAACCACTGGAAGCCCGACGAATTGAAAATGGTAGGTCCCGATAAGGGCGGCTTTCATACAATCAAGCAAACACTGAGCCAGGGACGTTATGAATACCAATTTGTGGTCGATGGTAAAGAATGGAAGCCCGATCCAGGCGTCCGCGAGCGGACGGAAAAAGATCACCGCAGCGTGCTGCGCGTGGGTAGACTAACACCTTACCACCGAGTCGCAGCGATGTAG